In a genomic window of Cytobacillus sp. FSL H8-0458:
- a CDS encoding HD-GYP domain-containing protein, with protein MGIINEASFIETVHMKGLQISLIASGDGTEVIYHRLEPDARWGLEPLEGGETLEYLHLLSGELLLKDSNGEKTLRAGDSFQRCPVTEHHIFQSIGQSEFLYVTSSPVFHYYSRVTNELRELVISIEEKDGYTSDHCDRITKMSMLMADALGLNSRQILKLNLAAFLHDIGKVKVPIDILQKPGKLTSDEWELMKQHSTFGREILQETGLPSLIEAGEVVEQHHEKYDGTGYPKGLKGDQITIEAAIISVVDSFDAMTTDRVYQKGRSVVEALNELRSNRGTMYNPVIVDTFFKIKDKLVKI; from the coding sequence GTGGGCATTATAAATGAAGCTAGTTTCATTGAAACAGTCCACATGAAAGGGTTGCAAATCTCCCTGATTGCTTCGGGGGACGGTACGGAGGTTATTTACCATAGGCTGGAACCAGATGCTAGGTGGGGACTGGAACCGTTAGAAGGCGGTGAAACGCTGGAATATCTTCATTTACTTTCCGGTGAACTGCTATTAAAGGATTCTAATGGGGAAAAAACACTTAGAGCTGGTGATTCGTTTCAAAGATGCCCAGTAACTGAACATCATATCTTTCAATCAATAGGTCAATCTGAATTTTTATATGTAACATCTAGTCCAGTTTTTCATTACTACAGCAGAGTGACAAATGAATTAAGAGAATTGGTCATATCAATTGAAGAAAAAGATGGATATACAAGCGACCATTGCGATAGAATTACAAAAATGTCAATGCTCATGGCTGACGCACTTGGTTTAAATTCCCGGCAAATTTTAAAACTTAACCTTGCTGCATTTTTGCATGATATAGGAAAAGTAAAGGTTCCAATAGACATTCTTCAAAAACCAGGTAAATTAACCTCTGATGAGTGGGAGTTAATGAAACAGCATTCGACATTTGGACGAGAAATATTGCAAGAAACAGGTCTGCCGAGTTTAATAGAAGCAGGCGAAGTGGTAGAACAGCATCATGAAAAATATGATGGCACTGGATACCCCAAAGGACTTAAAGGTGATCAAATTACAATAGAGGCAGCAATTATTTCAGTTGTAGACTCATTTGATGCAATGACTACTGACCGTGTTTATCAGAAAGGCAGAAGTGTAGTTGAAGCATTAAATGAACTTAGAAGTAATCGGGGCACTATGTACAATCCAGTTATTGTAGATACATTTTTTAAGATAAAAGACAAATTAGTAAAAATCTAA
- a CDS encoding DUF2294 domain-containing protein — protein MNKYEAEFSNLVRSFRKKHMGKGPSKVKTTFCKNWAICEMEGNLSPVEKFIASADEGKQMLRAARTEMVKEMYKKNRPAEMEDFLQARLIDLFVDIDIERDFGMSVFVFDQDIQSKFME, from the coding sequence ATGAACAAATATGAAGCTGAATTCAGTAACTTAGTGCGCTCCTTCCGAAAAAAACATATGGGCAAAGGGCCAAGCAAGGTTAAGACTACTTTCTGCAAAAATTGGGCCATATGTGAAATGGAAGGCAATTTATCTCCTGTGGAAAAATTTATAGCGAGTGCAGATGAAGGGAAGCAAATGCTTCGGGCTGCCAGAACAGAGATGGTCAAGGAAATGTATAAAAAAAATCGGCCGGCAGAAATGGAAGATTTTTTGCAGGCAAGGCTAATAGATCTTTTTGTGGATATTGATATAGAACGGGATTTTGGAATGTCGGTATTTGTATTCGATCAGGACATTCAAAGCAAGTTTATGGAATAA
- a CDS encoding DUF1641 domain-containing protein, whose protein sequence is MAKAINNIKRFELTPEDKRKKDLEEVENALIENKEPILELLKAVGHMHDRGVLSLLNGLFGQGDKVLNVLVKALDKPEATNTIKNLLLMVGTLGTINVQQLEPLLLKLNSGIARVADYKDTDEKTSYFDLVKALKDPEVNRAVTLLITFLKGMGEDTSEMERNTQLPEDQKLHKMEKNESDVPPNKRE, encoded by the coding sequence ATGGCTAAAGCGATCAATAACATCAAGCGTTTTGAGTTGACACCCGAGGATAAACGAAAAAAAGACCTGGAGGAAGTGGAGAATGCCCTCATAGAAAATAAAGAACCCATACTTGAGCTTTTGAAAGCGGTCGGACATATGCATGACCGGGGAGTTCTCTCATTATTGAATGGCCTGTTTGGACAGGGAGATAAAGTTTTGAATGTCCTTGTTAAAGCATTAGACAAACCAGAAGCTACAAATACAATAAAAAACCTGCTTCTTATGGTTGGAACCCTCGGTACCATTAATGTCCAGCAGCTTGAACCCTTGCTGTTAAAATTAAATTCAGGTATTGCTAGAGTGGCGGATTATAAAGATACTGATGAAAAAACAAGCTATTTCGATCTTGTTAAGGCATTGAAGGATCCGGAAGTCAATCGGGCAGTTACACTTCTGATCACCTTCTTAAAAGGAATGGGCGAAGATACAAGCGAAATGGAAAGGAACACCCAGCTTCCAGAAGATCAGAAATTACACAAAATGGAGAAAAACGAAAGTGATGTTCCTCCCAATAAAAGAGAATGA
- the fdhD gene encoding formate dehydrogenase accessory sulfurtransferase FdhD: MDISSRKMVRFENDVLQEAEDSIVSEHPLTIHLNGEEFATMVCSPSNIRELTIGFLASEGFIRRYEEIKSIQIDENKGFAYVELHTQTSTASHEFHSKRFIGSCCGKSRQFYFHNDARTARTSTSKLTLTPNQCISYMQQLQDGSMTFHETGGVHNAALFSADEMILSRTDIGRHNALDKILGYCIENRIPVRDKVIAFSGRISSEVLLKAAKIGVGIILSKSAPTDLAIKLAEDLNITAVGFIRGQSFNVYSHSERIVFEKKA, translated from the coding sequence ATGGATATTAGCAGCAGAAAAATGGTCAGATTTGAGAATGATGTTCTGCAGGAAGCAGAAGATTCTATTGTTTCTGAACATCCGCTCACAATTCATCTCAACGGAGAAGAGTTCGCAACGATGGTCTGCAGCCCTTCGAACATTAGGGAATTGACAATCGGCTTTTTGGCTTCTGAAGGCTTTATTAGAAGATATGAGGAAATAAAGAGTATTCAAATAGATGAAAACAAGGGATTTGCTTATGTCGAATTACATACCCAAACCTCTACAGCAAGCCATGAGTTTCACTCTAAACGATTTATCGGTTCATGCTGCGGAAAGAGCAGGCAATTTTACTTTCATAACGATGCCAGGACAGCCAGGACTTCTACATCAAAGCTGACACTGACTCCCAACCAATGCATTTCATATATGCAGCAGCTTCAGGATGGCAGTATGACTTTTCATGAAACAGGCGGAGTGCATAATGCAGCTTTATTTTCTGCAGATGAAATGATTCTCAGCAGAACAGACATTGGCCGGCATAATGCTCTGGATAAAATCCTTGGGTATTGCATTGAGAACAGGATTCCTGTAAGGGATAAAGTCATTGCATTCAGCGGCAGAATCTCATCTGAAGTTCTGCTTAAAGCCGCAAAAATTGGAGTTGGCATCATTCTATCAAAATCTGCACCGACTGATTTAGCCATCAAGCTGGCAGAAGACCTAAATATTACAGCAGTTGGCTTTATTCGCGGTCAATCTTTTAATGTTTATTCGCATTCTGAAAGAATAGTATTTGAGAAGAAAGCTTAG
- a CDS encoding 8-amino-7-oxononanoate synthase, producing MKKAVVVLLSLMLLLVFNVKTSEAAYLPEYDKYVEVSYEEARYIADLMGLQDYELGEETARLSFELQEGLIAKIENVLKTEIDHYYIWLTVDGETVLGIDPPHPMF from the coding sequence ATGAAGAAAGCAGTTGTTGTACTGTTAAGTTTGATGTTATTACTTGTATTCAACGTAAAAACATCGGAGGCTGCATACTTACCTGAATATGATAAGTATGTAGAAGTATCGTATGAAGAAGCTAGGTATATAGCTGATTTAATGGGATTGCAGGATTATGAATTAGGTGAAGAAACAGCAAGATTGTCATTTGAATTGCAGGAAGGGTTAATAGCAAAGATCGAGAACGTCCTGAAAACGGAAATTGACCATTATTACATCTGGTTAACCGTAGATGGTGAAACGGTTTTGGGTATAGATCCTCCACATCCAATGTTTTAA